From a single Nothobranchius furzeri strain GRZ-AD chromosome 7, NfurGRZ-RIMD1, whole genome shotgun sequence genomic region:
- the LOC139070708 gene encoding protein FAM200C-like: MSGKKRKWSDEYVKHGFTCITERDGSQRPICMICNAKLSNSSLAPAKLKEHFLKLHGDGEYKNTTLAEFKVKRARFDEKATLPALGFVPINKPILTASYEVAYLIAKQGKQQTIGETLVKPAALKMANLILGTAAEGKLSQIPLSNDTISDRIECMSKDILAQVVADLISSPAKFSLQLDETTDVSTLSQLAVFVRYVKVDMIKEEFLFCKPLTTTTKAADVKKLVEDFFRDNNLSWDMVSAVCTDGAPVMLGRKSGFGALVKADTPHIIVTHCILHRHALATKTLPPKMAEVLKIVVECVNYVRNSALRHRIFSELCKEMGSEFEVLLYHSNVRWLSRGQVLNRVFAMRVELAQFLQEHQHCHADCFKDSEFILILAYMADIFAALNHLNQQMQGGGVNIMEAEENLKAFQKKLPLWKRRAENNNFANFPLLDDCVSKIEDVCGLGDISVPMELKQTIATHLDELAKSLDGYFPTRASYPAWVRQPFMFAIETADVNDEYLDEIIELQQSQVQQQLFGTTTLSTFWCQQMEKYPVIAKKALDFFVPFVTTYLCEQSFSRMLDIKTKKRNRLCCENDMRLALSKVKPRISELVSQRQQQKSH, translated from the coding sequence ATGTCGGGCAAAAAAAGAAAGTGGTCGGACGAATATGTAAAACATGGATTTACATGTATCACGGAACGTGACGGGAGTCAGCGTCCCATCTGCATGATTTGCAATGCCAAGTTGAGCAACTCTAGTCTCGCACCTGCAAAACTGAAGGAACACTTCTTGAAGCTGCATGGAGATGGGGAATACAAGAACACAACGCTTGCTGAATTCAAGGTGAAGAGAGCCAGATTCGACGAAAAGGCCACTCTGCCTGCTCTTGGATTCGTACCCATCAACAAACCGATCCTCACAGCATCGTATGAAGTTGCTTATCTGATCGCAAAGCAGGGCAAACAGCAAACCATTGGCGAAACACTCGTAAAACCAGCTGCGTTAAAGATGGCGAATCTGATACTCGGAACAGCGGCTGAAGGTAAATTATCCCAAATTCCTCTTTCAAATGACACCATCAGCGACAGAATAGAGTGCATGAGTAAAGACATCTTGGCTCAAGTAGTCGCGGATCTGATTTCAAGCCCGGCAAAATTCAGCCTTCAACTCGACGAGACCACCGACGTTTCCACTCTAAGCCAGCTTGCCGTTTTTGTGCGCTATGTGAAAGTCGACATGATAAAAGAAGAGTTTTTATTTTGTAAGCCTCTTACAACAACAACTAAGGCAGCTGATGTGAAGAAGCTTGTGGAGGACTTCTTCAGAGACAACAACCTTTCATGGGATATGGTTTCTGCAGTTTGTACGGACGGAGCTCCAGTGATGCTGGGAAGAAAGTCTGGTTTTGGCGCGCTAGTAAAAGCCGACACACCGCACATCATTGTTACACATTGCATTCTGCACAGGCACGCGTTGGCAACAAAAACCTTGCCTCCCAAAATGGCAGAAGTATTAAAAATTGTAGTGGAATGTGTAAACTATGTGCGCAATAGTGCTCTGAGGCACCGCATCTTCAGTGAACTGTGTAAAGAAATGGGCTCTGAATTCGAGGTACTTCTTTACCATTCGAATGTTCGGTGGTTATCCCGGGGACAGGTGCTGAATCGTGTTTTTGCCATGCGTGTGGAATTAGCCCAGTTTTTGCAAGAGCACCAACATTGTCATGCAGATTGCTTCAAAGATTCTGAGTTCATTCTCATTTTAGCATACATGGCTGATATATTCGCAGCTCTCAATCATCTAAATCAGCAGATGCAGGGTGGTGGAGTTAACATAATGGAAGCAGAAGAAAACCTGAAGGCTTTTCAAAAAAAGTTACCGTTATGGAAACGACGAGCAGAGAACAACAACTTCGCAAACTTCCCCCTTCTGGACGACTGTGTAAGTAAGATCGAAGATGTGTGTGGACTTGGAGACATATCTGTACCCATGGAACTGAAGCAAACAATTGCCACACACTTAGATGAGCTTGCGAAGTCTCTCGATGGATACTTCCCAACAAGAGCATCATATCCAGCATGGGTGAGACAGCCGTTCATGTTTGCTATTGAGACAGCAGATGTCAATGATGAATACCTCGACGAAATCATTGAACTTCAGCAGAGCCAGGTTCAACAGCAACTCTTCGGAACAACAACGCTCTCAACGTTTTGGTGTCAACAAATGGAAAAGTATCCAGTTATTGCTAAGAAGGCCCTGGATTTTTTTGTACCATTTGTTACaacatatctttgtgagcaatCGTTTTCGAGGATGCTGGACATAAAAACTAAGAAAAGGAACAGACTTTGCTGTGAAAATGACATGAGACTGGCACTTTCCAAGGTGAAGCCACGCATATCTGAACTGGTCTCTCAAAGGCAACAGCAGAAGTCACACTGA